Within Deinococcus actinosclerus, the genomic segment CCAGGGCATGCTCCGGGTCGTAGAAGCGCTCGCCGAACACGTACGCGTCCCCGCGCTCCTCGCGCGCGGCGCGTTTCAGGGTGCGGTGCAGCGGGAGGTTGTCCTCGTCGGTGCCGCCCGTGCCGATCATGTGCGCCACGTCCAGCCGCCAGCCCGCCGCGCCCCGGCGCAGCCAGTGCCGCACGACGCTCTCCTCGCCGCTGAAGAATTCCTGCACGGCCGTCTCGTTGCGGTAGTCGATCTTCGGCAGGGTGGGCACGTCGAAGAACGCGTGGTAGGGCAGCTTGCCCGGCTCGTCCCGCCACGTGAACATCGCCCGCTCGGGAGACAGTTCGTCGTCCACGGCCGCGCGGAACAGCGCGTTCTCATTCCCGACGTGGTTGAACACGCCGTCCAGCACGATCCGGATGCCCGCCTCCCCGGCGCTGCGCGCCAGTTCCTCCCAGGCCTCGTCGCCGCCCAGGTGCGGGTCCACGTGCCGGTAGTCGGTGATGTCGTAGCGGTGGTTGCTGGGCGACACGAAGATCGGCGTGAGCCACAGCCCCGTGATGCCCAGGTCCTGCAGGTACGGCAGCGCCTGCGTGATGCCGTTCAGGTCGCCGCCGTAATGCCCGTGAATGTCGCCCCACGAGTCGATCGGGGTGTTCCACTCGACGTGCTCGACCACACGCTCGCCGTACACGTACTCGCCGGTCTGCACGTCGTTCGTGGGGTCCCCGTTGCGGAAGCGGTCCGGGAAGATCTGGTAGAACACACTCTCCCAGGCCCACTCGGGCGCCGTGTGCCCGGTCAGGTACGTGAACCACGAGCGGAAGCCCCGGCGGGTGCGGTGCAGACCCAGGCCGGTCAGGTTCAGGTGGTCGTTCAGGAAGTCCAGCTGCCAGGCGTAGCGCACGCGGCCCTCGTGGACGGGCAGGTCCGCCTCGAACCAGCGGCCCGGCTCGTCGCCGAGCGGCGCGATCTCGCGGGCAGGCACGGACTCGATCTCGCCGACCCGGACGAACTTCAGGCTCACGCCGGTCACGGGCAGCGTCGTGCGGACCCTCACCCGCACCGAGGCGCCCAGCGGCGCGCCCAGGCGCTCGGTGTACGCGGGGGTGTGGTCATGTTGGGTGGACAGCAGGGGAAAGATACTCATGGATGGGGCCTCCGGCGAGGATGAGACAGCAGGACAGGCGGGCACGACCTCTGCCCGCAGGATCTGCGGAGAGAGGTCGTGCCCGCGTGGGGGCAAGCGTTGCCTGTGAACTTTAGGCCACAGTCTGGGACAGACGCCCCGCCCCGGTCAAGTGGGCCTGGGCCGGGCCGCCCAGACAGGGCGCCTGCGGGACTGGCGGCTCAGCGCGCGCTCAGCGTGCGTTCGTACGCCGCGAGGTACTGCGGCACGATCACCGACGGGTGGAACGGCCCGGCCGCCGCCTGCCGCCCGGCCTGCCCCATGCTGAGGTACAGCTCGCGGTTGCGCAGCACCCGGAGCGCCCGGTCGGCCATGGTGTCCACGTCGCCCACGTCGGCCAGGAAGCCGGTCACGCCGTCCTGCACGACCTCCGGGATGCCCCCGGCGCGCGAGGCCACCACCGGCACCTCGCAGCTCATGGCCTCCAGCGCGGCCAGCCCGAAACTCTCCTGCTGACTGGGCAGCAGGAACAGGTCGCTGATGCCCAGCACCGTCTCCACGTCCGGGAACGAGCCCAGGAAGTGCGTGCGGCCGATCACGCCGAGCGACTGCGCCAGTTCCATCGCCTTGGCGCGCTCCGGGCCGTCCCCGATCATCAGCAGCCGCGCCGGGATCTCGGACGCCACGCGCGCGAAGACCTCCACCACGTCCGCGGCGCGCTTCACCGGGCGGAAGTTGCTGACGTGCACGAGCAGCGCCTCGTCCGGATGCGCGAAGCGGGCGCGCACCGCCGGATCGGTCACGCGCACGAAGCGGTCACTGTCCACGAAGTTGTGGATCACCTCGATCTCGCGCTCCACCCCGAACACCTCCAGCGTGTGCGCCGCGAGGTAATGCGACACCGCCGTCACGTGATCGCTGCGCTCGATGGCGTGCCGGGTCGTCGAGCGGAAGGCGGGTTCGAGGCCCACCAGCGTCACGTCGGTGCCGTGCAGGGTCGTGATCACCCGCGAGCGGCCCGTGATCGCCTTGGCGTGAATGGCGGCCGTGGCGTGCGGAATGGCGTAGTGGGCGTGCGAGAGTTCCACCCCGTACTCCTGGATCACCTCCGTCAGGGTGTTCGCCGCGGCCAGTTCCGGGTACGGCTGGTCGAACAGGGCGTACGCGTACCCGCCCACCTGATGAAAGTACGGCCCGCTCACGCAGCGCTGCCCGGTCAGGCGGAACGGCTGCGCCGCGCCCACGAAATGCACCTCGTGTCCGGCGCGGGCCACCTGCAACCCCAGTTCGGTGGCGACCACCCCCGAGCCGCCCGCACTGGCGTGACACAACACCGCCACCTTCACGGGCGACGTCCGGCGGATTCAGAGGCAGACACACAAGCTGACGAATTCATGAGTGCCAACTATACGGGCTGCCTGTCAGCCCGATGGTTGCCCGCCTCCCCATCGCGGTCCAGCCGTCCGTGCGCCCCGCAGCGCGGGCCCCGGCGCACACTGATCTGGTGTGGCGGGGCCCGCTGCTGAGGTGGCGAAGCCGGGATCAGACCGAGATCGTGCCCGCCAGACTCTTGAGCTTGAAGCGCGCCATCGCCAGGTTGGCGCGGTCCTTGGAGAGCACCAGGTACAGGAACATCGACAGCTGCGGCATCACGTAGATGATGTGGTACTGCGACTCCAGGGTGATCAGGATGTCCTCGATCTGCCCCTTGATCCCGAGGCTCTCCATGGTGCGCAGCTTGGCGCGCACGACCTCGGTGTTCCCGGCAGCCGCCAGTTCCAGGTTCATGCCGCCGCCGGCGGTGCCCAGCGCCATGCCGCTGCTGTAGTCCACCAGCGCGGCGGCCAGCGCGCCGTCGATCCCCATGGCCGAATCGAGAATGTCCTTGACGTTGCTCATAGTGGTGTCCTCCGGTGAGTGGGGGGTGGGTGATGGGCCGGCCGCACCCGGCGCGGGCGGGTCGGGCGAGGCCACATCGGCGCTGTGGGCGGCGTAGGGTTCGAGCCAGCGTTTGAAGAACATCGCGTCCTCCAGAAGTGGGGTGTCGGGGGCCGCAGCGGCCGGAGTTTCATCCAGGCGTTTCATCGCTTCCATGAGCAGGGTGGTCAGGGACGACCGGATCACGCGCCGCTGGTTGTGGTACGAGCGCTCCAGGCTCAGGCGCGGGTGCGGCAGGCCCAGCAGGATCAGCGCGCCCTCCTCGCCCGTGCGCCCCCCGGCGTGCTCGTAGGCGTCCACCACGTCGCCGCCGCGTAGGTGCAGTCGGCCCCAGTTGCCGGCGTCCTGCACCTTCACGGCCAGCGTGCGGCTCTCCCAGTGCAGGATCTGGAGCAGGTTGGGCAGGGTGACGCCCCGGATCGCCCCGAAGCTGAGCTGGGTGACCTCCTGCTCGATGCTGTCGTGCAGCGCCTTGAGGTTCGGGGCGGCGAGGGTCGTCATGACCCCGAAACGCTCGCCCAGGCTGGTCAGGTCCTGCCCCGCCTCGACGCTGAACGCCAGCAGGGCCGTCTGGGGCCAGTGGCGCTTGGCGTGCTCCACCAGGGCGTCGCAGGGCGTGCGGCCCGGCGCGATCTGCAACACGACCAGATCGGGCGCCGGGCCGCTCAGCCCGGTGGCCTCCTCCTGCGAGCGGACGTCGGTCACGGCGCAGCCGCGCAGGAAGGGGCTGCGCTCCTGAAGGTACTGCCCCAGCGGCGGCAGGGTGTCGGAGAGGAACAGCAGGCGGGGCGGGGCCGCCGGCGCTCTGGACACCTGTTCGCTGTCCGCGCCGATGAACTGCTGCAGTCGCTCCGCCATGCCTGACGCTAGCCTGCCGGCCCTGCCCGGGGGCTTACAGGCTGGGCCCCGCCCCGCTCCTTCACACTTCCGGGCGGCAGGAGAAAAAGTTCGCCTCAGCGGTCACTGGCGCTTGCATCCGGCCCGCGCCGGGCGTACGATCGACGAATCCAAGTCCCGCGCACAGAGGAGTGGAGGCTAGGTCTGTCGGGTGTTCCCCGGGCCGGTCGGCGCCGTCCTGTACGGGTCTCATGAGAGCACCTCGGGGCCCTGTCCGCCCCGGACGTCCGCCGAGGACCGGTCTTCATGTCGTTGCTCGGCGGGACCTGGGCGGCCCTCAGCGGTCCTTGACCCGCAGCTCCCCCCCGGCCGGAGGGCTGAAGCGCTCCCGCAGGAAGCGGCCCTGCGTGAGCAACCGGTCGGCGGCGGCGTGGTCGCGGCGCAGCACCTCGGTGACGCCACCCTCGATCAGGGTGAGCTGTTCGAGCAGCAGGGTCTCGGGCGGCTGCCCCTGCCGGTCCAGCTGCGCGCGGGCCGCCGGGGTCAGGTGCAGGTAGGCGCTGACCGTGTCGGGCAGGTACTGGTCGCGGGTCTGCTGGAGCAGGAAGGTGCTGCGGGCGTCCCCCGGCGGCTCCCGCAGGGCGTC encodes:
- a CDS encoding DUF4388 domain-containing protein, whose product is MAERLQQFIGADSEQVSRAPAAPPRLLFLSDTLPPLGQYLQERSPFLRGCAVTDVRSQEEATGLSGPAPDLVVLQIAPGRTPCDALVEHAKRHWPQTALLAFSVEAGQDLTSLGERFGVMTTLAAPNLKALHDSIEQEVTQLSFGAIRGVTLPNLLQILHWESRTLAVKVQDAGNWGRLHLRGGDVVDAYEHAGGRTGEEGALILLGLPHPRLSLERSYHNQRRVIRSSLTTLLMEAMKRLDETPAAAAPDTPLLEDAMFFKRWLEPYAAHSADVASPDPPAPGAAGPSPTPHSPEDTTMSNVKDILDSAMGIDGALAAALVDYSSGMALGTAGGGMNLELAAAGNTEVVRAKLRTMESLGIKGQIEDILITLESQYHIIYVMPQLSMFLYLVLSKDRANLAMARFKLKSLAGTISV
- a CDS encoding alpha-amylase family glycosyl hydrolase; protein product: MSIFPLLSTQHDHTPAYTERLGAPLGASVRVRVRTTLPVTGVSLKFVRVGEIESVPAREIAPLGDEPGRWFEADLPVHEGRVRYAWQLDFLNDHLNLTGLGLHRTRRGFRSWFTYLTGHTAPEWAWESVFYQIFPDRFRNGDPTNDVQTGEYVYGERVVEHVEWNTPIDSWGDIHGHYGGDLNGITQALPYLQDLGITGLWLTPIFVSPSNHRYDITDYRHVDPHLGGDEAWEELARSAGEAGIRIVLDGVFNHVGNENALFRAAVDDELSPERAMFTWRDEPGKLPYHAFFDVPTLPKIDYRNETAVQEFFSGEESVVRHWLRRGAAGWRLDVAHMIGTGGTDEDNLPLHRTLKRAAREERGDAYVFGERFYDPEHALDGQGEDGSMNYHGFGLPVMQWLARANMMFEPSRLSGEELVEILWDAYHALPPQVALSMFNVLESHDIARALYRVGNDRTQFLAGVTLLMGYAGVPCTYYGSEVGVTQSRDGAMPWCREAMPWDESQWDTDLRGRMKALIGVRRATRALQRGGLRFVHAEEDAVAFLREYTQEGGLVERAAVIASRRAERHEVSLSLPDGEWRDAVTGEVFQGGHVTLDASGGRILLLN
- the bshA gene encoding N-acetyl-alpha-D-glucosaminyl L-malate synthase BshA produces the protein MAVLCHASAGGSGVVATELGLQVARAGHEVHFVGAAQPFRLTGQRCVSGPYFHQVGGYAYALFDQPYPELAAANTLTEVIQEYGVELSHAHYAIPHATAAIHAKAITGRSRVITTLHGTDVTLVGLEPAFRSTTRHAIERSDHVTAVSHYLAAHTLEVFGVEREIEVIHNFVDSDRFVRVTDPAVRARFAHPDEALLVHVSNFRPVKRAADVVEVFARVASEIPARLLMIGDGPERAKAMELAQSLGVIGRTHFLGSFPDVETVLGISDLFLLPSQQESFGLAALEAMSCEVPVVASRAGGIPEVVQDGVTGFLADVGDVDTMADRALRVLRNRELYLSMGQAGRQAAAGPFHPSVIVPQYLAAYERTLSAR